The Rhizoctonia solani chromosome 4, complete sequence genome contains a region encoding:
- a CDS encoding DNA polymerase gamma 1, which yields MDIKNDIIPSSYHAPPSSKDVHMGGARPTTKKSLAQPKKIVPKILAQTAKPEVIHKTPVPQASTRLEFNAFVKVAFSAIPRRKTFSTVIQGHQDLSETPKGSRFEHRTCLPSSETSFDLPPLRGNSIDEHFYNIGAHMAMPWLEIAMNFTESKEKGLPPRPEKFNITLGGLDTTPMYSPFPVMACAISETARYVWISPWLLGLDSSPEHLIPIGDPSLPRVILARVLLPGNALLGYCIGSKNETYERQLKEIEEIRALLADIESQPELDRERHDNLLAVKADLEGSLPTLVHTPDEITGDDSDAKRWEEVTSVNSLADLARLYCGIDLDKSTRDDFMTSTREGIAANIDKYLQYCCSDVETTLSIYQIVLPAFLRSCPNPVSAAGIFTMGSAFLTVDQEWNNYINSAEQKYHELEDGVRGTLLALAKDAFAMYDSDVEGKKPWESDEWLSQLDWTPKKVGVSRGIEAPERPPPETRPKWFADITKEKLGPTVQDRVIPLLLNMKWKPDPSSKKKTTYPLFFSSKHGWLVGSAKKNQSGLGSTVEVDENDELAPFRGHIVCDDDDLTNMALRFCSGTAPDSDWDALRSIANSVLDEGPHLQKILKSPFQTPTELERVQVGKRPSRNPADIVYWPKWYWDLTAPRTDAERGTPNLTFLQAPHKDGDQANVGSPMAKTFLKYSQDGTLSSPGDTAKAALNMNAQCSYWISARDRVLRQVVMWDRQAKINMGLPTPPPPSPPPGPPMPKRAQYAHESMV from the exons ATGGATATCAAGAACGACATTATACCCTCGTCATATCATGCCCCGCCATCTAGTAAAGACGTACACATGGGAGGGGCGCGACCCACGACCAAGAAGAGCTTGGCACAGCCAAAGAAGATAGTCCCAAAGATTCTCGCGCAGACAGCCAAACCGGAAGTAATTCACAAAACCCCTGTTCCACAAGCA TCAACCAGGTTGGAGTTCAATGCTTTCGTCAAAGTTGCATTCTCAGCTATTCCCCGGAGGAAGACTTTCTCAACCGTCATCCAAGGCCATCAAGATCTCTCAGAGACACCTAAAGGCTCACGATTTGAACACAGAACTTGCCTCCCGTCTTCCGAAACATCCTTCGACTTGCCGCCTTTACGGGGCAACTCGATCGACGAACATTTCTATAATATAGGTGCTCATATGGCGATGCCTTGGCTAGAAATAGCTATGAATTTCACCGAGTCCAAGGAGAAAGGGCTACCTCCAAGACCGGAAAAGTTCAACATTACCCTGGGTGGACTAGATACAACGCCGATG TATTCTCCTTTCCCCGTCATGGCCTGCGCTATTTCCGAGACTGCTCGGTACGTCTGGATATCCCCTTGGCTACTGGGATTGGACTCTTCCCCTGAACATCTGATTCCTATTGGTGATCCTTCGCTCCCTCGGGTGATT CTTGCAAGGGTATTACTTCCGGGCAACGCCCTGCTTGGTTATTGTATCGGAAGCAAAAACGAAACCTACGAACGGCAACTTAAAGAGATTGAAGAGATACGAGCTTTACTGGCTGATATAGAGTCACAGCCCGAACTCGACCGAGAACGTCACGACAACTTGCTCGCAGTCAAGGCAGACTTGGAAGGATCGTTACCTACTTTGGTCCACACTCCCGACGAAATCACGGGCGATGACTCCGACGCCAAGCGCTGGGAGGAAGTCACCTCCGTCAACTCTCTCGCGGACCTCGCCCGCCTCTACTGCGGAATTGATCTAGACAAATCGACACGGGACGACTTTATGACATCTACCAGAGAAGGCATCGCCGCTAATATTGACAAATATCTCCAGTACTGTTGCAGCGACGTCGAAACCACCTTATCCATCTACCAAATAGTCCTCCCTGCATTTCTTCGGTCCTGCCCTAATCCCGTTTCCGCAGCTGGCATATTCACCATGGGTAGCGCATTCTTGACCGTTGACCAGGAATGGAACAACTATATTAATTCGGCCGAGCAGAAATACCACGAGCTTGAAGATGGCGTTCGAGGTACCTTACTTGCTCTCGCCAAAGATGCTTTCGCCATGTACGATTCTGACGTAGAGGGAAAGAAGCCTTGGGAGAGTGACGAATGGCTTAGCCAGCTTGATTGGACGCCCAAGAAAGTTGGAGTGTCCAGAGGGATCGAGGCCCCGGAGAGACCCCCGCCAGAAACACGGCCAAAATGGTTCGCCGATATTACGAAAGAGAAACTTGGTCCAACTGTTCAAGACCGGGTCATTCCGTTGTTGCTCAATATGAAGTGGAAGCCTGACCCATCCAGTAAAAAGAAAACAACCTACCCCCTGTTCTTTTCATCCAAGCACGGCTGGCTTGTTGGGTCAGCCAAAAAGAACCAATCAGGACTTGGGTCTACCGTCGAGGTTGACGAGAACGATGAATTAGCCCCATTTCGGG GGCACATTGTATGCGATGACGATGACCTCACGAATATGGCCCTGCGCTTTTGTTCTGGTACCGCTCCTGATTCCGATTGGGATGCACTTAGGTCTATAGCCAACAGCGTCCTTGATGAGGGCCCCCATCTCCAAAAGATATTAAAAAGTCCCTTCCAAACACCAACTGAACTGGAAAGGGTACAAGTTGGCAAACGTCCATCCCGAAATCCGGCTGATATCGTTTACTGGCCAAAATGGTACTGGGATCTAACGGCCCCGCGAACCGATGCAGAGCGCGGTACACCCAATCTAACA TTTCTTCAAGCTCCCCACAAGGATGGTGATCAAGCCAATGTCGGTTCCCCAATGGCCAAGACATTCCTCAAGTATTCACAAGACGGTACTCTATCTAGTCCAGGGGATACAGCTAAAGCAGCTCTCAACATGAATGCCCAGTGTAGCTATTGGATCAGTGCACGGGACCGCGTATTGAGACAGGTTGTGATGTGGGACCGCCAAGCTAAGATCAATATGGGGCTGCCcacaccacctccaccttcaCCTCCACCCGGACCCCCGATGCCGAAGCGGGCTCAGTACGCCCACGAAAGTATGGTATGA